A region from the Enoplosus armatus isolate fEnoArm2 chromosome 24, fEnoArm2.hap1, whole genome shotgun sequence genome encodes:
- the inha gene encoding inhibin alpha chain has translation MVSCALLILGPLWIHILTQACRGEELSREEVLSWFRERILEGLGLEEPPPTTVQGPDGDVAQPQARHAPRRAPRTSRTAWVNHGTSPNQETSQIILFPSSDSSCARSDSAPGQTINSYFTYYFQPSVNNQETLVTSAHFWFYAGEGATANSSAQLFILTSAQELLQAAEDPSTTSSDGWTTYHLDQNLLASVAEGPFLLQVRCLACQCHVSEADKMPFLHLLAQPRGPVRSPRHAPVTIPWSPSAIDLLQRPSQERPQHGDCRREQIEISFEELGWDNWIVHPKGLTFHYCHGNCSAWDRTTAMLGITQCCAPVPGTMKSLRITTTSDGGYSFKYETLPNIIPEECTCI, from the exons ATGGTGTCCTGTGCTCTCCTCATCCTGGGCCCTTTGTGGATCCACATTCTGACACAAGCCTGCAGGGGAGAGGAGCTTTCCCGGGAAGAGGTGTTGTCCTGGTTCAGAGAGCGCATTCTGGAGGGCCTCGGGCTGGAGGAGCCTCCTCCGACCACAGTGCAGGGTCCTGATGGAGACGTGGCGCAGCCACAAGCAAGGCACGCTCCCCGGAGAGCCCCCAGGACAAGCAGGACAGCGTGGGTCAACCACGGAACCAGCCCGAACCAGGAAACGTCTCAAATTATTCTCTTCCCCAGCTCTG ACTCATCCTGTGCCAGATCTGACTCAGCTCCTGGACAAACCATCAACAGCTACTTCACATATTACTTCCAGCCCTCCGTGAACAACCAGGAGACCCTGGTCACATCTGCCCACTTCTGGTTCTACGCAGGCGAAGGAGCCACAGCCAACTCCTCTGCCCAGCTGTTCATTCTCACTTCAGCGCAGGAGCTTCTTCAGGCGGCAGAGGATCCATCAACGACGAGCTCAGACGGATGGACCACCTACCACCTGGATCAAAACCTGCTGGCTTCTGTGGCTGAGGGCCCTTTCCTGCTCCAGGTCCGCTGTCTTGCCTGTCAGTGCCACGTCAGCGAAGCAGACAAGATGCCCTTTCTTCACCTCCTTGCTCAGCCTCGTGGTCCTGTCCGTTCACCCCGCCATGCTCCAGTAACCATTCCCTGGTCTCCTTCCGCTATCGACCTGCTCCAGCGACCCTCTCAGGAGAGACCTCAGCACGGCGACTGCCGCCGAGAACAGATCGAAATCAGCTTCGAGGAGCTGGGCTGGGACAACTGGATCGTCCATCCAAAGGGGCTGACTTTCCACTACTGCCATGGCAACTGCTCGGCCTGGGATCGAACCACCGCCATGCTGGGGATCACACAGTGCTGCGCTCCGGTCCCGGGGACCATGAAGTCCCTGAGGATCACCACGACATCTGATGGCGGGTACTCGTTCAAGTATGAGACCTTGCCTAACATTATACCTGAAGAGTGTACTTGTATCTGA
- the LOC139306470 gene encoding gap junction gamma-1 protein-like: protein MSWSFLTRLLDEISNHSTFVGKVWLTVLIIFRIVLTAVGGETIYYDEQSKFVCNTQQPGCENVCYDAFAPLSHVRFWIFQVIMITTPTIMYLGFAMHKIARMEDNEYRPVRNHKKRMPIVSRGAVRDYEEAEDNGEEDPMIAEEIEPDKPEKAEKSAEKKHDGRRRILRDGLMKVYACQLMWRSAFEVAFLFGQYVLYGFEVIPSYVCTRSPCPHTVDCFVSRPTEKTIFLLVMYVVSFLCLLLTIFEIIHLGVGGIRDTFRRRATLASRAPPPSSSRALPTAPPGYHATMKKEKLKGELRDSPMGDSGRESFGDEGPSSKELERLRRHLKLAQQHLDLAYQADEGSPSRSSSPEVNTAAQTAAEQNRLNFAQEKQGEASEKGIHA, encoded by the exons ATGAGTTGGAGCTTCCTAACTCGTCTGCTGGACGAGATCTCCAACCACTCCACCTTTGTGGGGAAGGTCTGGCTGACGGTGCTCATCATCTTCCGCATTGTGCTGACGGCCGTCGGCGGCGAAACCATCTACTACGATGAACAGAGTAAATTCGTCTGCAACACGCAGCAGCCTGGCTGTGAGAACGTGTGCTACGATGCGTTTGCGCCGCTCTCACATGTACGATTCTGGATCTTTCAG GTGATCATGATCACCACCCCCACCATTATGTACCTGGGCTTCGCCATGCACAAAATCGCCCGCATGGAGGACAACGAGTACCGGCCCGTCCGGAACCACAAGAAGAGGATGCCCATCGTCAGCCGCGGGGCAGTCCGAGACTACGAGGAGGCTGAGGACAACGGCGAGGAAGACCCCATGATCGCTGAAGAGATTGAACCAGACAAGCCcgaaaaagcagaaaaaa GTGCAGAAAAAAAGCATGACGGTCGTCGGCGGATCCTGCGTGACGGCCTGATGAAGGTCTACGCGTGCCAGCTGATGTGGCGCTCAGCCTTCGAGGTCGCCTTCCTCTTCGGCCAGTACGTCCTCTACGGTTTTGAGGTGATACCCTCCTACGTCTGCACTCGCTCGCCGTGTCCGCACACTGTGGACTGCTTTGTGTCCCGCCCCACGGAGAAGACCATCTTCCTGCTGGTGATGTACGTTGTGTCTTTCCTCTGCCTGCTCCTCACCATCTTTGAAATCATCCACTTGGGAGTCGGTGGCATCCGCGACACCTTCCGCAGACGGGCCACCCTCGCCTCACGTGCCCCCCCTCCGTCCTCCTCACGTGCCCTGCCTACAGCTCCACCGGGATACCACGCCACCATGAAGAAGGAGAAACTGAAAGGAGAGCTGAGGGACTCGCCGATGGGCGACTCCGGGCGGGAGAGCTTTGGGGATGAGGGGCCGTCGTCCAAGGAGCTGGAGCGGTTGAGGAGGCACCTGAAGCTGGCCCAGCAGCACCTGGATCTGGCCTACCAGGCAGATGAAGGGAGCCCTTCACGAAGCAGCAGCCCCGAGGTCAACACGGCTGCGCAGACGGCTGCCGAGCAAAACCGCCTCAACTTTGCCCAGGAAAAGCAGGGAGAGGCGAGCGAGAAAG GAATACATGCCTGA